From the Mangifera indica cultivar Alphonso chromosome 10, CATAS_Mindica_2.1, whole genome shotgun sequence genome, one window contains:
- the LOC123226946 gene encoding gamma-soluble NSF attachment protein-like, whose product MASSDPHKLMAKADKLTKLSLTRWSADWKSATQLYEQAANGYRVAKDYEKAKIAFEKASKGQEMLSSPWDAAKHMESAAGLAKELSNWTEVADFYRKASELYTECGRPQPASDALAKGARVLEDAAPDNAIQLYTDACEILEEDGKEQMAFDLYRAAANIYIKLEKYTDAAAFLLRLGLAADKCNATNSQCKAYLSAIVVYLYGHDFKQAEKCYNDCSQIDAFLRSDQSRCASKLLSAYTEGDVEEIKRVAKSSTISNLDNTIIKLARKLPTGEVTALKTEDGKDEELLDENDLT is encoded by the exons ATGGCGAGTTCAGATCCTCACAAGTTGATGGCCAAAGCTGACAAACT aACAAAGTTGAGTCTTACAAGATGGAGTGCTGATTGGAAAAGTGCTACTCAGTTGTATGAGCAGGCTG CTAATGGGTATAGGGTTGCCAAGGATTATGAGAAGGCTAAAATTGCTTTTGAGAAAGCATCGAAAGGGCAAGAGATGCTTTCCTC ACCATGGGATGCTGCTAAGCATATGGAGTCTGCTGCTGGTCTAGCTAAGGAATTGAGTAATTGGACTGAAGTTGCTGATTTCTATAGAAAGGCGTCTGAGTTATACACTGAGTGTGGCAGACCACAACCTGCATCAGATGCTCTTGCAAAGGGTGCACG TGTGCTAGAAGATGCTGCCCCAGATAATGCGATTCAACTATACACTGATGCGTGTGAGATTCTGGAAGAGGATGGCAAGGAACAAATGGCGTTTGATCTTTATCGTGCCGCTGCTAATATCTATATAAAGCTTGAGAA ATATACAGATGCTGCAGCTTTCCTGTTAAGATTAGGCTTAGCAGCTGACAAGTGCAATGCCACCAACAGCCAGTGCAAG GCGTATCTGAGTGCCATTGTTGTTTATCTTTATGGTCATGACTTCAAGCAAGCGGAGAAGTGCTACAACGACTGTTCCCA GATTGATGCTTTTCTGAGAAGTGACCAGAGTCGCTGTGCTAGTAAACTTCTTTCTGcctacacagaaggtgatgttGAAGAAATTAAGCGCGTAGCTAAGTCAAGCACTATTTCAAATCTTGACAATACG ATCATCAAGCTTGCACGAAAGCTTCCAACCGGAGAAGTTACTGCACTGAAAACTGAGGATGGTAAGGATGAAGAACTCCTCGATGAAAATGATCTCACATAG
- the LOC123226785 gene encoding uncharacterized protein LOC123226785 yields the protein MANCLTLLLLITTTAVILAAEKPPTTIPTSPPISIPPLEQENPNHQHTTISNPQQLNNIIDALIGAGDFHNWADMLSGAVDSAMFPLSATFFIPTKDLPPNLQMDPFTFAYHVVPQRLTFSDLCLLKPLSRLPTLLPTKSILVTNNSVSNFTLDDSLLSEPDFYLTSTISVHGVYNFLDYSVYGGNYTPFLPEHSPPPPPHRRRARRPFVPTQEEIQRGHGGGKRSDAACLWWEFHVVFGGLFVGLLGFKIF from the coding sequence ATGGCCAACTGCCTCACTCTCCTCCTTCTAATCACCACCACCGCCGTCATATTGGCGGCCGAAAAACCACCAACCACCATTCCAACGTCACCACCAATTTCCATCCCCCCACTGGAGCAAGAAAATCCTAACCACCAACACACCACCATCTCCAACCCCCAACAGCTCAACAACATAATAGACGCTCTGATCGGAGCCGGCGACTTCCACAACTGGGCGGACATGCTTTCCGGCGCCGTGGACTCCGCCATGTTCCCGCTCTCCGCCACCTTCTTTATACCCACCAAAGATCTCCCGCCAAATCTTCAAATGGACCCTTTCACTTTTGCCTACCATGTCGTCCCTCAACGCCTCACTTTCTCTGACCTTTGTCTCCTCAAACCCCTCTCTCGCCTCCCCACTCTCTTGCCCACAAAATCGATTCTCGTTACGAACAATTCGGTTTCAAACTTCACTCTAGACGATTCTCTTCTTTCTGAGCCTGATTTTTATCTCACTTCCACCATTTCTGTTCATGGAGTCTATAATTTTCTTGACTACTCGGTTTATGGTGGAAATTACACTCCTTTCTTGCCTGAACATTCACCTCCTCCGCCACCACACCGGCGGCGTGCTCGAAGGCCTTTTGTTCCTACGCAGGAGGAGATTCAACGCGGCCATGGTGGTGGCAAGAGGTCAGATGCTGCATGTTTGTGGTGGGAGTTTCATGTGGTTTTTGGTGGGTTGTTTGTGGGGCTTTTGGGGTTCAAGATTTTTTAG
- the LOC123227898 gene encoding lysine-specific demethylase JMJ18-like, translated as MEQSKFPAESHSKEDHSLRHTPKTENIVECSGSPQGRKVSARWDPTEPCKPIIDEAPVFYPTVEEFEDTLGYIAKIRTKAESYGICRIVPPSNWIPPCPLKAKDMWENAKFSTRIQQVDLLQNREPMRKKFRSRKRKRRRHSRMGSSRRNANSASEVNVASETDEKFGFQSGSDFTLEDFEKYAANFKACYFGINESGEIKSDGFEHKRWEPSVEDIEGEYWRIVEQPTDEVEVYYGADLETGAFGSGFPKASNMVAESDSDQYAMSGWNLNNLPRLPGSVLCFEGSDISGVLVPWLYVGMCFSSFCWHVEDHHLYSLNYLHWGDPKIWYGVPGSHASTLENAMRKHLPDLFEEQPDLLHELVTQLSPSVLKAEGVPVYRAVQHSGEFVLTFPRAYHSGFNCGFNCAEAVNVAPVDWLAHGQQAVELYSEQHRKTSLSHDKLLFGAARAAVQALWELSVLQKETPGNLSWKSVCGKDGMLTEAIKTRVQMKKERLGKLPTCLKLRKMEKDFDVKTERECFSCFYDLHLSAAGCNCSPDGFACLKHAKTLCSCEIDHRFVLLRYTMDELNTLVEALEGGLDALKKWASIDVGLAPCSDTDGCSAKGDLESKQFPMQCCEQKEKESLSSSPSTDKIVDVNGPCCSQSNVSSEVVQSDSQREMYGLSASHTSINSHNDVNDETQVTNKKAKVEHESCFDLNIDVISDENESKLLNVSGNPGKEAVTNLKTCMSVCHPEKVCSLGAVKEPDSMQLDSNYNISGSCKFPIKVQPSCTRVNEDAGSFDGKLFGVDLMLPQHSKSPSCNLLKNEIFNSSEVRSSVTEESYQMKKLNHSVEPIKFGCVMCGKLWSSKQTIFPKGFRSRVNFYSVLNPGKFCSYISEVVDAGLLGPLFKVTLEECPGESFSNFSAQRCWDMVLQRLNQQVKKWSSLGERRLPPQHSLQHIDGLEMFGFLSPSIIKAIEALDPDHQCIEYWDNKLKALSNTSEVKNNSFGVGGASGETKTKKFSMAAKEQDQNSPSICSHNPVDEEVQLVLRGLFRKASPTELKVMHRILCSEAQSPERRLAFTALIEEIQKKQCR; from the exons aTGGAACAGTCTAAATTCCCTGCAGAATCTCATAGCAAAGAG GATCATTCTTTGAGGCACACCccaaaaactgaaaatatagTTGAGTGTTCTGGTAGTCCTCAAGGTAGAAAG GTTTCAGCTAGGTGGGATCCAACTGAACCATGCAAACCTATAATTGATGAAGCTCCTGTTTTTTATCCAACTGTTGAG GAGTTTGAAGATACACTTGGGTACATAGCGAAGATACGCACAAAAGCAGAATCTTATGGTATATGTCGAATTGTTCCCCCGTCTAACTGGATTCCACCATGCCCTCTTAAAGCAAAAGATATGTGGGAAAATGCCAAGTTTTCTACCCGAATTCAGCAAGTTGACTTGCTGCAAAATAGGGAGCCCATGCGGAAGAAATTCAGGAGCCGAAAGCGAAAGCGTAGAAGGCATTCAAGAATGGGATCCTCCAGGAGAAATGCCAACTCTGCTTCAGAAGTGAATGTTGCTTCGGAGACTGATGAGAAGTTTGGTTTCCAGTCTGGATCAGATTTTACTCTTGAGGATTTTGAGAAATATGCTGCCAATTTTAAAGCTTGTTACTTTGGGATAAATGAGTCTGGGGAAATAAAGTCTGATGGATTTGAGCACAAGAGATGGGAACCCTCTGTGGAGGATATTGAAGGTGAATATTGGCGGATAGTTGAGCAACCAACAGATGAGGTTGAG GTATACTATGGAGCTGACCTGGAAACAGGAGCTTTTGGAAGTGGGTTTCCTAAGGCATCAAACATGGTGGCTGAAAGTGATTCCGATCAGTATGCAATGTCTGGTTGGAATTTGAATAACTTACCACGCCTGCCTGGTTCTGTACTATGTTTTGAAGGAAGTGATATCTCTGGAGTTCTAGTGCCATGGCTTTATGTTGGGATGTGTTTCTCGTCATTTTGTTGG CATGTTGAGGACCATCACCTCTATTCATTGAATTATTTACACTGGGGTGATCCCAAAATATGGTATGGGGTACCTGGAAGCCATGCTTCTACTTTGGAGAATGCAATGCGAAAGCATCTACCTGACCTGTTTGAAGAACAACCTGATTTATTGCATGAACTG GTCACACAGTTATCTCCATCAGTTCTGAAGGCAGAAGGTGTCCCTGTGTATCGTGCTGTCCAGCATTCTGGCGAATTTGTTCTAACATTTCCAAGGGCATACCATTCTGGATTCAATTGTGGTTTTAATTGTGCAGAAGCTGTGAATGTGGCCCCTGTTGATTGGTTAGCACATGGGCAACAAGCAGTAGAGCTTTACAGTGAGCAGCATCGCAAGACGTCTCTGTCCCATGACAAGTTGCTCTTTGGAGCAGCTCGTGCTGCAGTCCAGGCCCTTTGGGAGCTATCAGTGCTTCAAAAGGAGACACCCGGAAATTTGAGCTGGAAAAGCGTCTGTGGGAAGGATGGAATGCTTACTGAGGCAATTAAG ACAAGGGTGCagatgaagaaagaaagattaGGGAAGCTCCCAACTTGTTTGAAATTGCGAAAGATGGAAAAAGACTTTGATGTGAAAACGGAGAGAGAGTGTTTCTCATGCTTCTATGATTTACACCTATCTGCTGCTGGCTGCAACTGCTCCCCTGACGGATTTGCATGCCTTAAACATGCAAAAACTCTTTGTTCATGTGAAATAGATCATAGATTTGTCCTTCTCCGCTATACGATGGATGAATTGAACACTCTAGTTGAGGCATTGGAAGGAGGATTAGATGCTTTAAAAAAATGGGCATCCATAGATGTTGGATTGGCTCCATGTAGTGATACTGATGGTTGTTCAGCTAAGGGGGATCTGGAGAGTAAACAATTTCCAATGCAGTGTTGTGaacaaaaggaaaaggaaagtCTATCTTCTTCCCCTAGTACTGACAAAATTGTGGATGTTAATGGTCCTTGCTGTTCTCAGAGTAATGTTTCATCAGAAGTAGTCCAGTCAGACTCTCAGCGAGAAATGTATGGTTTAAGTGCATCTCATACAAGTATAAATAGTCATAATGATGTTAATGATGAAACTCAGGTTACAAACAAAAAGGCTAAGGTGGAGCATGAGAGttgttttgatttaaatattgatGTTATCTCTGATGAAAATGAAAGCAAGTTGCTGAATGTATCAGGCAACCCTGGTAAAGAAGCTGTCACAAATCTGAAGACTTGTATGTCAGTGTGCCATCCAGAGAAAGTCTGTAGCTTAGGTGCAGTGAAAGAACCAGATTCAATGCAACTTGAtagtaattataatatatcaggTTCTTGTAAATTTCCAATCAAGGTTCAACCTTCATGTACAAGGGTTAATGAGGATGCTGGTTCATTTGATGGTAAATTGTTTGGGGTTGATCTCATGTTGCCACAACATTCGAAATCACCATCATGCAActtgttgaaaaatgaaatcttCAACAGTTCAGAAGTAAGGAGTTCTGTGACTGAGGAGAGCTATCAGATGAAAAAGTTGAATCACTCAGTTGAACCAATAAAATTTGGATGTGTCATGTGTGGAAAATTGTGGAGCAGTAAACAGACCATTTTCCCAAAAG GGTTTAGAAGCCGTGTTAATTTTTATAGTGTGCTAAATCCAGGAAAATTTTGTAGCTATATTTCTGAAGTGGTGGATGCTGGCCTTCTTGGTCCACTCTTTAAG GTTACATTAGAAGAATGCCCAGGTGAGAGCTTTTCAAATTTCTCTGCACAAAGGTGCTGGGATATGGTGCTGCAACGACTAAACCAACAAGTTAAAAAATGGAGCAGCTTAGGGGAAAGAAGGCTGCCGCCTCAGCACTCTTTGCAGCACATTGATGGGCTTGAAATGTTTGGGTTTCTCTCCCCTTCCATAATTAAG GCTATTGAGGCTCTTGATCCAGATCACCAATGCATAGAATATTGGGACAACAAACTGAAAGCTTTGAGCAATACTAGTGAAGTCAAGAATAACTCATTTGGAGTTGGTGGCGCTTCTGGAGAAACCAAGACAAAAAAATTCAGCATGGCTGCGAAAGAGCAAGATCAAAACAGTCCATCCATATGCAGCCACAATCCGGTTGATGAAGAGGTGCAACTTGTTCTACGTGGACTTTTCAGAAAGGCGAGTCCCACGGAGTTAAAAGTAATGCACAGAATACTCTGCAGTGAGGCACAAAGCCCTGAAAGGAGGCTTGCATTCACAGCATTGATTGAGGAGATCCAGAAGAAACAATGTagataa